The following are from one region of the Papaver somniferum cultivar HN1 unplaced genomic scaffold, ASM357369v1 unplaced-scaffold_132, whole genome shotgun sequence genome:
- the LOC113333170 gene encoding vegetative cell wall protein gp1-like, with product MENQQQQQQQQQQQQQQQPPPLNRPWFRLASQARIEPPQARAAAPPARQVFVPVPRPSIVIPSQPQPRPAPPTQTQGPAPSAAVPPPATAGERTQMSSSSLPPSPQQKPVGPTPSVPNTPLIKTLNSSSLPTTPLRNTQEPAPYNGAPPATKVNYSPRLPSSSLASSPIQKAPEPAPSANAPPAKTVESPPKVASSPLPSFQMQRAVSRVSSPPESPKVIKPSSRTPPQSPKILPYAPPPSSLSLPPSQLRAAPEPESKSLVAEQKNMLVQERKEKFDARKHEEDKPHIGQNGRKEGGVSNRHKEKEYQKKLDDHKDSGMRVITIAGENKGAYMELGSSNRKHDYKGNPHTLSHNSRAKKDGNESGSSSSESSKSRKKDRSKSGLPMTAFVNSNVQSVNNSILFHASCTHSDPGVHFSFSRKPIPDQGMHHENA from the coding sequence ATGGAgaatcaacaacagcagcagcagcaacaacaacagcagcaacagcaacaaccgCCACCGCTAAATCGCCCATGGTTTCGGTTGGCATCGCAGGCTCGTATTGAGCCACCACAAGCTAGAGCTGCTGCACCACCTGCAAGACAAGTATTTGTTCCGGTACCAAGGCCCTCAATAGTTATACCTTCACAGCCTCAACCTCGACCTGCTCCTCCAACTCAAACACAAGGGCCTGCTCCATCTGCGGCGGTGCCTCCTCCGGCAACAGCTGGAGAACGCACACAAATGTCTTCCTCCTCATTGCCACCATCCCCACAACAGAAACCCGTGGGACCCACTCCTTCGGTTCCAAATACTCCGTTAATCAAAACGTTGAATTCCTCATCATTGCCCACAACCCCATTAAGAAACACACAAGAACCAGCACCTTATAATGGTGCTCCTCCGGCAACAAAGGTTAATTATTCACCCAGATTGCCATCCTCGTCATTGGCAAGTTCTCCCATACAAAAAGCACCGGAACCAGCCCCATCTGCTAATGCTCCTCCTGCGAAAACAGTAGAGTCCCCACCCAAAGTGGCTTCCTCACCATTGCCGAGTTTTCAAATGCAAAGAGCAGTTAGTCGTGTATCCAGTCCACCTGAATCTCCCAAGGTCATCAAGCCTTCTTCAAGGACTCCACCTCAGTCCCCCAAGATCCTACCTTATGCACCtcctccatcttctctttcacttcCACCCTCCCAGTTAAGAGCTGCACCAGAGCCTGAGAGTAAGAGTTTGGTAGCTGAGCAGAAGAATATGCTCGTCCAAGAGCGTAAAGAAAAGTTTGATGCAAGGAAACATGAGGAGGATAAGCCTCACATTGGCCAGAATGGGAGAAAAGAAGGTGGAGTGAGCAATCGTCATAAGGAAAAGGAGTATCAGAAGAAATTGGATGACCATAAGGATTCTGGTATGAGGGTGATTACGATAGCTGGTGAGAACAAAGGAGCTTATATGGAGCTAGGTTCTTCCAACAGGAAGCATGACTACAAGGGGAACCCTCATACTCTTTCTCATAATTCCCGTGCAAAAAAGGATGGTAATGAgtcaggaagcagcagcagtgagAGCAGTAAATCAAGGAAGAAAGACAGGTCAAAGTCAGGACTACCTATGACCGCTTTCGTGAATAGTAATGTTCAAAGTGTTAACAACTCCATTCTCTTCCATGCTTCCTGCACTCATAGTGATCCTGGCGTTCACTTTTCCTTTTCAAGAAAGCCCATCCCCGACCAAGGGATGCACCATGAAAATGCCTAA